In one window of Maribacter dokdonensis DSW-8 DNA:
- a CDS encoding ComEC/Rec2 family competence protein, which yields MIDISIDMLSLGNADSIIVWLKDHNNNNFVILIDGGNKSDGDKVIDHMDKYILKDAGKFAPDLVICTHHDKDHIGGLIKVVEHYGNKIKQVWINNPAEHVSSATYQTLKKHFQLKSANKQYQVILESLTNVDDFINLVDSKGITRENALYGQSLFNGVIKILGPSKEFYDSLLPGMGNIENYVSSEASYAFNSIFGTAIVNETLEKNSPCPIVDEENSTSATNNSSVILEIIAKENSRYLFTGDAGVQAFEDVENRFNLENIHWLDVPHHGSRRNLSSRLIETMSPNVCYVSAKGGHKHPRRALVNCLKKHGAKVYSTHKGGDKWHHRGNFPDRENYSSAPEI from the coding sequence ATGATAGATATAAGTATAGATATGCTTTCTTTAGGGAATGCAGATTCAATAATTGTTTGGCTCAAAGACCATAATAATAACAATTTTGTAATTCTCATTGATGGTGGAAATAAAAGCGATGGTGATAAGGTAATTGACCATATGGACAAATACATTTTGAAAGATGCAGGTAAGTTTGCGCCAGATTTAGTTATTTGCACTCATCACGATAAAGACCATATTGGAGGACTTATTAAAGTTGTTGAACATTATGGTAATAAGATAAAGCAAGTATGGATAAATAATCCAGCGGAACATGTTAGTTCAGCAACCTATCAAACTCTTAAAAAACATTTTCAATTAAAATCTGCAAATAAACAGTATCAAGTAATACTTGAATCCTTAACTAATGTAGATGATTTTATCAATTTAGTTGATTCCAAGGGTATTACTAGAGAAAATGCTCTTTATGGTCAATCGCTTTTCAACGGTGTAATAAAAATATTAGGACCTTCGAAAGAATTTTATGACTCGCTACTTCCTGGTATGGGAAATATAGAGAATTACGTTTCATCTGAAGCGTCTTATGCATTCAACTCAATTTTTGGAACAGCGATAGTTAACGAAACTTTAGAAAAAAATTCGCCATGTCCAATAGTTGATGAGGAAAATTCCACTTCGGCTACAAATAATTCAAGTGTTATACTTGAAATAATCGCAAAAGAAAATAGTCGATATTTATTTACTGGAGATGCAGGAGTACAAGCATTTGAAGATGTTGAAAATAGATTTAATCTGGAAAATATTCATTGGTTAGATGTTCCTCACCATGGTTCTAGAAGAAATCTATCCTCGAGACTTATTGAAACTATGTCACCTAATGTATGTTATGTTTCAGCCAAAGGAGGACATAAACATCCGAGAAGAGCTTTAGTCAATTGTCTAAAAAAGCATGGAGCAAAGGTATATAGTACTCATAAAGGAGGAGACAAATGGCATCACAGAGGGAATTTTCCAGATAGAGAAAACTATTCGTCAGCACCTGAAATATAG
- a CDS encoding WapI family immunity protein: MIFKGINDQTVEFSITNYQFPEISDCEYDSNWLLVYLKVKSDYGNWETIDPSLLVKDLKEIIEWFEKLSNDIETDSDSLVFMEPNLKFELIKNQSDLKTVRLIFDLESRPQNANDNKEYYVDCEMDNAELKKVAKELTKELESFPERIIG, encoded by the coding sequence ATGATATTTAAAGGAATTAATGACCAAACTGTTGAATTTAGCATAACTAACTACCAGTTTCCTGAAATAAGTGATTGCGAATATGACTCAAATTGGTTGTTGGTTTATTTAAAAGTAAAAAGTGATTATGGAAATTGGGAAACGATTGATCCTTCACTTTTGGTAAAAGATTTAAAAGAAATAATCGAATGGTTTGAAAAACTTTCAAATGACATTGAAACGGATTCTGATTCGCTTGTGTTTATGGAACCGAATTTGAAATTTGAATTAATAAAAAATCAATCAGATTTAAAAACTGTCCGACTAATATTTGACTTGGAATCTCGACCGCAAAATGCAAATGATAATAAAGAATATTATGTTGACTGCGAAATGGACAATGCGGAATTAAAAAAAGTTGCGAAGGAATTGACGAAAGAATTAGAATCGTTTCCCGAAAGAATAATCGGATGA
- a CDS encoding DUF6326 family protein: protein MKSKTLKDMLENPKVNIKIKLAALWASATFCYLYGDYFELYTPGKINSLLTGENILDSPTKLLLASMILATSSVMVALSILLKPKINRILNIVFGILFTTMMLFIGFNSNTEWYSFYVFLAFLESIITALIVWYAWKWPKEKQIL, encoded by the coding sequence TTGAAATCTAAAACTTTAAAGGACATGTTAGAAAACCCAAAGGTGAATATCAAAATTAAACTTGCTGCTTTATGGGCTTCAGCAACTTTCTGTTATTTATATGGAGATTATTTTGAACTCTACACACCAGGAAAAATAAACAGTTTACTTACCGGAGAAAATATTCTAGATAGTCCCACTAAATTATTATTAGCCTCAATGATTTTGGCAACTTCATCAGTAATGGTTGCACTTTCAATTCTCCTAAAACCGAAAATAAATCGTATTCTAAATATTGTATTTGGAATATTGTTTACAACAATGATGCTATTTATTGGCTTCAATTCAAATACCGAGTGGTATAGTTTCTATGTGTTCTTGGCATTTTTAGAAAGTATCATTACCGCATTAATTGTTTGGTATGCTTGGAAGTGGCCTAAAGAAAAACAAATACTTTAA
- a CDS encoding SRPBCC family protein: MANSKLISFELSHFYPNIELQKFWEFFVDHRWYSQSDIMAGEVVVVKEGKDHPQGLGAVRKILIGNINLTEDIVGFDPPNYFSYAVHEGGMPVNRYRGEFFYESKNGGMLWKYKGSFEPKYFGTGWFFKWFLKSRMKSQLPVWEKGYNAYHNVNSQP; encoded by the coding sequence ATGGCAAATTCAAAGTTAATTTCTTTCGAACTTTCACACTTCTATCCAAATATAGAACTTCAAAAATTCTGGGAGTTCTTTGTTGACCATAGATGGTATTCTCAATCTGATATTATGGCAGGAGAAGTTGTTGTTGTTAAAGAAGGTAAAGACCATCCACAGGGATTGGGAGCCGTTAGAAAAATTTTGATTGGAAATATAAATCTTACCGAAGATATTGTTGGTTTTGACCCACCAAATTATTTCAGTTATGCCGTACATGAAGGCGGTATGCCCGTAAACAGATACCGAGGAGAATTTTTCTACGAATCCAAAAATGGCGGTATGTTATGGAAATACAAAGGAAGCTTTGAGCCAAAATATTTTGGTACAGGTTGGTTTTTTAAATGGTTTCTAAAATCCAGGATGAAATCACAACTTCCTGTATGGGAGAAAGGATATAATGCATATCACAATGTAAATAGCCAACCATGA
- a CDS encoding SDR family NAD(P)-dependent oxidoreductase encodes MKLISAKTRILLKLFLPQRKKANPKYAIPESDKNLSGKTIVLTGGTDGIGRVAIEMLYKMNANLVLLARNRKKVQKQIEELKLPKRQNTIDFEVCDLASMSSVKDCAHRILKKYGNIDVLVNCAGINSTDKSVSKDGFELNWAINYLAPYLLSNLLLERLKESAPARIVNVTTNTDFLEKINFDDIEKQSDFDTDDNYSASKLSLNMFSIDLAERLKNTAVTVNYLYPGYIKSNLLRHLKGGAKLMQFMMNIMASPTEVGADRIVRLAISSEYKDVTGVYVTEDQITPPHSEAQIKSKREKLEQITVKALKQWL; translated from the coding sequence ATGAAATTAATAAGCGCAAAGACGCGAATTTTACTCAAACTTTTTCTTCCTCAGCGAAAAAAAGCCAATCCTAAATATGCAATTCCCGAGTCAGATAAAAATCTGTCCGGGAAAACCATTGTCCTCACAGGTGGAACAGACGGCATAGGAAGGGTAGCCATTGAAATGCTTTATAAAATGAATGCTAACCTTGTATTGTTAGCTAGGAATCGCAAGAAAGTCCAAAAACAAATTGAAGAATTGAAGTTGCCAAAAAGGCAAAATACAATAGATTTTGAAGTTTGTGATTTGGCATCTATGAGCAGTGTAAAAGATTGTGCCCATCGTATTTTAAAGAAATACGGCAACATAGATGTTCTGGTAAATTGTGCAGGGATCAATTCTACCGATAAATCAGTTAGTAAAGATGGTTTTGAATTGAATTGGGCTATCAATTATTTAGCGCCATACCTTTTGAGCAATCTGCTTTTAGAAAGGCTGAAAGAATCGGCACCTGCCCGAATAGTGAATGTAACTACCAACACCGATTTTTTGGAAAAAATCAACTTCGATGACATTGAAAAACAATCTGATTTTGATACGGACGATAACTATTCCGCATCTAAATTATCATTGAATATGTTCTCCATTGATCTAGCTGAAAGACTTAAAAATACTGCTGTCACGGTAAATTATCTTTATCCAGGCTACATTAAATCGAACTTATTGCGACACCTGAAAGGAGGAGCGAAACTAATGCAATTTATGATGAATATTATGGCATCACCAACCGAAGTGGGAGCAGACAGAATCGTAAGACTAGCCATATCTTCTGAATATAAAGATGTTACAGGAGTATATGTAACAGAAGACCAAATTACGCCACCACATAGCGAAGCTCAAATAAAATCAAAAAGAGAAAAGCTTGAACAAATTACTGTAAAGGCATTAAAACAATGGTTATAA
- a CDS encoding nuclear transport factor 2 family protein — protein sequence MENLKNTEANRVLAQKVIAAISNDNWEYVNEVFAEDAVVWVAGSMPISGTHTKDFVIVAGKRTREGFPKGLILTAKAMTVEGNRVAIEAESLGKHISGKTYNNHFHILMEIKDGKVCTWKEYMDTMHANDVFFG from the coding sequence ATGGAAAATCTAAAAAACACTGAAGCTAATAGAGTGTTAGCACAGAAAGTCATAGCAGCAATTAGTAATGACAATTGGGAATACGTGAATGAAGTTTTTGCAGAAGATGCTGTGGTCTGGGTAGCTGGTAGTATGCCCATTTCAGGTACACATACCAAAGATTTTGTAATCGTAGCTGGTAAAAGAACAAGAGAAGGTTTTCCTAAAGGTCTAATTCTTACTGCAAAAGCCATGACCGTAGAAGGTAATCGGGTTGCCATTGAAGCTGAATCTCTTGGAAAACATATTAGTGGTAAAACGTACAACAACCATTTTCATATTCTAATGGAAATTAAAGACGGAAAGGTTTGTACATGGAAGGAATATATGGATACCATGCACGCAAATGATGTGTTTTTCGGATAA
- a CDS encoding helix-turn-helix domain-containing protein has protein sequence MHHLLGLNKPMHPAISLVNMKDVKLSKELFNQKYIWDFYMISLKFENCELQYGRQYYDFEEGTLVFSSPGQVFEAKKQPETLNENGWALYFHSDLIQKSDLGKNIKSYGFFSYKSNEALHLSEKEKEKISRCIDAIEDECQQNIDKHSQTVIVSNLELLLNYCNRFYDRQFYTRSTHQQDVVEKIEELLVNFFNTDNSIQQGIPTVKFCADQVNLSPNYLSDLLKKETGKNTQEHIHFHLIEKAKNLLLSSNASVSGIAYDLGFEYPQSFGTLFKKKVGMSPNKYRQLN, from the coding sequence ATGCATCACCTTTTAGGATTGAACAAGCCTATGCATCCGGCAATTTCATTAGTAAATATGAAGGATGTAAAACTCTCTAAAGAGCTGTTCAATCAAAAATACATCTGGGATTTTTATATGATTTCTTTAAAATTCGAGAATTGTGAACTTCAGTATGGCAGACAATACTACGATTTTGAAGAAGGAACGTTGGTCTTTAGTTCTCCCGGACAAGTATTCGAAGCAAAAAAACAACCCGAAACATTAAATGAAAACGGTTGGGCATTATACTTTCATTCAGATTTAATTCAAAAATCTGATTTAGGCAAGAACATAAAATCTTATGGATTCTTTTCTTATAAGTCCAATGAAGCCTTACATCTATCGGAAAAGGAAAAGGAAAAAATCTCACGATGCATAGATGCAATAGAAGACGAATGTCAGCAAAATATAGACAAGCATAGTCAAACCGTAATTGTTTCAAATTTGGAATTATTACTTAACTATTGCAATAGATTTTATGACCGGCAATTTTATACCCGTAGTACACACCAACAAGATGTCGTAGAAAAAATCGAAGAATTATTGGTCAATTTCTTTAATACGGACAATTCCATACAACAAGGGATTCCAACTGTAAAATTTTGTGCAGACCAAGTGAATCTTTCACCAAACTATTTGAGTGATTTACTGAAAAAAGAGACAGGAAAGAATACGCAAGAGCATATCCATTTTCACCTTATTGAAAAAGCTAAAAATCTATTATTATCATCAAATGCATCCGTAAGTGGTATTGCTTACGATTTAGGTTTTGAGTATCCACAGTCTTTTGGAACCCTTTTTAAAAAGAAAGTTGGTATGTCACCAAATAAATACAGACAATTAAATTAA
- a CDS encoding EthD domain-containing protein, whose protein sequence is MVKYLTFAKRKDGMSHEDFANYYANQHTPLCVELLPILKKCTIRRNFLLGNQIIYPQGFSGELEYDVVTESIWSNPEAFNQFLEDINNTEIQAKINEDEKNLFKPGSIRVVMVEVSEHKNE, encoded by the coding sequence ATGGTAAAATATTTAACCTTCGCAAAGCGAAAAGACGGAATGTCGCACGAAGATTTTGCAAACTACTATGCAAATCAACATACACCTCTATGTGTTGAACTTCTTCCTATTTTAAAAAAATGTACAATAAGAAGAAATTTTCTTCTGGGTAACCAGATAATTTATCCTCAAGGCTTTTCAGGTGAATTAGAATATGACGTGGTAACAGAATCTATTTGGTCTAACCCAGAAGCATTCAATCAATTTCTAGAAGACATTAATAACACGGAAATTCAGGCAAAGATCAATGAAGACGAAAAGAACCTTTTTAAACCAGGCTCTATTAGGGTAGTTATGGTCGAAGTTTCCGAACATAAAAACGAATAG
- a CDS encoding Rossmann-fold NAD(P)-binding domain-containing protein: MKVMITGSTGMVGKGVLLECLDDKNIKEILLINRSSITIDHPKIKEVLHDNFTDFSPIQSEFENLGACFHCMGVSSAGLSDEAYYKLTYTITEELVNTTYNASPNILFTYVSGQGTDSSEKSTTMWARVKGKTENMIFNKGFKDAYAFRPGMILPERGVKSKTKIYNLMYVITRPIFPLFRKMKSVTTTTRIGKAMINLIDHPQELKLLEGNDINTIAKI; encoded by the coding sequence ATGAAAGTAATGATAACAGGGTCTACGGGAATGGTAGGTAAAGGGGTTTTGTTAGAATGTTTGGATGATAAAAACATTAAAGAAATTCTTTTGATCAATAGAAGCTCCATAACTATAGATCATCCTAAAATCAAAGAAGTGTTACATGACAATTTTACGGATTTTAGCCCTATTCAAAGTGAGTTTGAAAATCTCGGTGCCTGTTTTCATTGTATGGGCGTTTCATCTGCAGGATTAAGTGATGAAGCCTATTATAAATTGACTTATACCATTACCGAAGAATTGGTGAATACCACCTATAATGCTAGCCCTAACATACTATTTACCTATGTCTCAGGACAAGGCACTGATAGCAGTGAAAAAAGTACCACCATGTGGGCAAGAGTAAAAGGCAAAACCGAAAACATGATTTTCAACAAAGGTTTTAAAGATGCCTATGCTTTTAGACCCGGAATGATATTACCGGAACGCGGAGTAAAATCAAAGACCAAAATATATAACCTCATGTATGTGATCACTAGACCTATTTTTCCATTGTTCAGGAAAATGAAATCTGTTACCACGACCACAAGAATAGGTAAGGCCATGATCAATCTAATAGATCACCCGCAAGAGTTAAAATTATTGGAAGGCAATGATATCAATACCATTGCAAAAATATAG
- a CDS encoding 3'-5' exonuclease, with protein MPDKIHLENILFLDIETVPEKSAFDQLDDTTKELWAHKSQYQRKDEITAEDFYERAGIWAEFGKIICISVGYFIIQGDRRSFRITTFYGEENKLLQDFKDLLDEHFNHAKHVLCAHNGKEFDFPYIARRMIIHGISLPQKLDLFGKKPWEVPHIDTMELWKFGDYKHYTSLKLMAHVLGIPSPKEDIDGSMVRVVYYEQNDLNRIITYCELDVLTTAQVYLRLRNQPVLKDDEVKKVAK; from the coding sequence ATGCCCGATAAAATACATCTTGAAAATATCTTGTTTTTAGATATTGAGACCGTGCCAGAAAAAAGTGCTTTTGACCAGTTGGATGATACCACCAAAGAACTGTGGGCTCATAAATCTCAATACCAACGAAAAGACGAAATTACGGCAGAGGATTTTTATGAACGTGCCGGTATTTGGGCGGAGTTTGGTAAAATCATTTGTATTTCGGTAGGTTATTTTATTATTCAAGGTGACCGAAGAAGTTTTAGGATCACCACATTTTACGGTGAAGAAAACAAGCTTCTACAGGATTTTAAAGACCTATTGGACGAGCATTTTAACCATGCCAAGCATGTGCTTTGCGCCCATAACGGTAAAGAGTTCGATTTCCCCTATATTGCCCGTAGAATGATTATTCACGGCATATCATTGCCCCAGAAACTAGACTTGTTCGGCAAAAAACCCTGGGAAGTACCACACATAGATACCATGGAGCTTTGGAAGTTTGGTGATTACAAGCATTATACCTCCTTAAAATTAATGGCACATGTGCTGGGCATTCCATCACCCAAAGAGGATATTGATGGCAGTATGGTACGCGTGGTCTATTATGAACAGAACGATTTAAACCGCATTATCACCTATTGCGAATTAGATGTGCTTACTACTGCCCAGGTCTATTTACGACTAAGAAACCAACCGGTATTAAAAGATGATGAAGTAAAGAAAGTAGCCAAATAA
- a CDS encoding DUF3124 domain-containing protein — protein MKKCILLFSIIVLVASCVQEKEISSINPENWTKRKATIKTVDSLEHGKSYLSIYSQIYSSSEHKTHNLTAMVSLRNTSDVDTIYLTKAEYFDTHGVSLRNYFNHPIYLAPLETVEIIIDEMDVEGGTGSNFIFEWHAPKNSPEPLFEGVMNSTVGQQGLSFTTQSRRIN, from the coding sequence ATGAAAAAGTGCATCCTATTATTCTCGATAATTGTCTTAGTAGCAAGCTGTGTGCAAGAAAAGGAAATAAGCTCTATAAATCCTGAAAACTGGACCAAGAGAAAAGCGACTATAAAAACGGTGGATTCTTTAGAACATGGTAAATCTTACTTATCTATCTATTCCCAAATATATAGCAGCTCTGAACATAAGACCCATAATTTAACGGCTATGGTAAGTTTACGCAATACCAGTGATGTAGACACCATATACTTGACCAAAGCCGAGTATTTTGATACCCATGGCGTATCATTACGCAACTACTTTAATCACCCAATATATTTGGCACCTCTTGAAACCGTAGAAATCATTATTGATGAAATGGATGTTGAAGGCGGTACAGGTTCTAATTTTATTTTTGAATGGCATGCACCCAAAAATTCCCCAGAACCATTATTTGAAGGCGTAATGAATTCCACTGTTGGGCAACAAGGACTTTCGTTTACCACACAATCCAGAAGAATTAACTAA
- a CDS encoding S8 family serine peptidase yields MTTYKSTYRASSILLLLLFVFTMGQMAMAQTSQQRLQISENNKKTALASFRSNLISEYALERTKLKEVAKLNNWKIKETLANGKKIELQGIGADGSPLYYETYSDEAGLVSRASTLNTDGVMGLDLNGDGMKVGVWDAGIALQHHVEYTSRIAIGDENSEVDTHATHVTGSIISTGLKKDARGVANKANVISHDWTRDKIEVAEAAANGLLLSNHSYGIKADRVPDWYFGAYTKVAQDWDKIMYNAPYYLMVTAAGNAQKSMDNDTPTYGKTADGFDVLLGFTISKNNITVAGANSKIDNNGNLKSADVSAYSSFGPVDDGRIKPDLAGNGGAVLSTDAASNTSYETSSGTSMATPGVTGSLLLLQQYHEELYGAYMKAATLKGLALHTADDIDAEGPDYKMGWGIMNAKSAAELLNNKDFTSYVAEESLQNGDSFSFEVTANGDDTLIASISWTDVQSSVVNTGELNSTTAALVNDLDIRVTKNGQTFLPWKLNPAQANSAATKGDNKVDPFERIEIPNASGTYTITVTHKGELVNDAQDFSLIVSGVLMTSCSIDAPEVALEQAEAAQVTLNWNDSDDALYEIQYKEIYQEEWTTKYISVNSFIWKGLSLDQTYSFRLRTFCSQNIASEYSDVATFTFMGEETQLETLSALSADSQIPFNVYPNPAVDEIQLNVKTSDTAVYRIMSTSGVELKMDAATNSRINVSDLPSGLYVLQIQDFDVNKSTKFYKY; encoded by the coding sequence ATGACTACCTACAAATCTACCTACCGTGCTAGTAGTATACTTTTGCTACTATTATTTGTGTTCACTATGGGCCAAATGGCCATGGCACAAACCTCTCAACAACGTTTGCAAATTTCGGAAAACAATAAGAAAACGGCTTTGGCAAGTTTCAGGTCTAACTTAATTTCTGAATACGCTCTTGAAAGAACAAAATTAAAAGAGGTGGCCAAACTGAACAATTGGAAAATTAAAGAAACGTTGGCCAATGGTAAAAAAATTGAATTACAGGGTATAGGTGCTGATGGTAGTCCGCTATACTATGAAACATATTCAGATGAAGCAGGTTTGGTGTCAAGAGCAAGTACTTTAAATACAGATGGTGTAATGGGTTTGGATTTAAACGGTGATGGTATGAAGGTTGGGGTTTGGGATGCCGGTATTGCATTACAACATCATGTAGAGTATACTTCTAGAATTGCGATCGGAGATGAGAATTCTGAAGTAGATACCCATGCCACCCATGTTACGGGCAGTATTATCTCTACAGGTCTTAAAAAAGATGCTAGAGGTGTTGCCAATAAGGCCAATGTTATTTCTCACGATTGGACAAGAGATAAAATAGAGGTAGCAGAAGCAGCTGCCAATGGTCTTTTGCTTTCTAACCATTCTTACGGGATTAAGGCTGATCGTGTACCAGATTGGTATTTTGGTGCCTATACCAAAGTTGCTCAGGACTGGGATAAAATTATGTACAACGCTCCTTATTATTTAATGGTTACCGCAGCTGGAAATGCTCAAAAAAGCATGGATAATGACACACCTACATACGGTAAAACTGCAGACGGATTTGATGTGTTATTGGGTTTTACAATTTCTAAGAACAATATTACGGTTGCTGGTGCCAATTCTAAAATAGATAACAACGGAAACCTTAAAAGTGCCGATGTTTCCGCATACAGTAGCTTTGGTCCTGTTGATGATGGTAGAATTAAGCCAGATTTGGCAGGTAACGGTGGTGCTGTGTTGTCTACAGATGCTGCCAGCAATACTAGTTATGAAACATCTTCGGGTACGTCAATGGCTACACCTGGGGTTACGGGCTCGTTATTATTGTTGCAACAATATCATGAAGAGCTTTACGGTGCGTACATGAAAGCCGCTACATTAAAGGGTTTGGCTTTGCATACTGCAGATGATATAGATGCTGAAGGTCCTGATTACAAAATGGGATGGGGTATCATGAATGCTAAAAGTGCTGCCGAGTTATTGAACAATAAAGATTTTACAAGCTACGTGGCAGAAGAGTCTTTACAAAACGGCGATTCTTTTTCATTTGAGGTTACTGCCAATGGTGATGACACATTGATCGCTTCTATTTCTTGGACAGATGTACAATCTAGCGTTGTAAATACGGGTGAGCTGAACAGCACAACGGCTGCCTTGGTAAACGATCTTGATATAAGAGTTACAAAAAACGGACAAACCTTTTTACCTTGGAAATTGAACCCGGCTCAAGCCAATAGTGCAGCTACCAAAGGGGATAATAAAGTAGATCCTTTTGAAAGAATTGAAATCCCCAATGCAAGTGGTACGTATACCATTACGGTTACCCATAAAGGAGAACTTGTTAACGATGCTCAAGATTTTTCCTTGATAGTATCTGGCGTTTTAATGACTTCTTGTTCTATTGATGCCCCTGAAGTTGCTTTAGAACAAGCAGAAGCAGCTCAAGTAACATTAAATTGGAATGATAGTGATGATGCCTTATATGAAATTCAGTACAAAGAAATATATCAGGAAGAATGGACTACCAAGTATATTTCTGTCAATAGCTTTATTTGGAAGGGATTGTCATTAGATCAAACCTACTCTTTTAGATTAAGAACATTCTGCTCACAGAACATTGCTTCTGAATATAGTGATGTAGCTACGTTTACTTTTATGGGTGAGGAGACCCAATTGGAAACGTTAAGCGCTTTAAGTGCCGATTCTCAAATTCCTTTTAATGTTTACCCTAACCCTGCGGTAGATGAAATTCAGTTGAACGTAAAAACATCGGATACGGCGGTTTATAGAATAATGAGCACTAGCGGTGTGGAATTAAAAATGGATGCGGCCACAAACTCAAGAATCAATGTTTCAGACCTACCTTCTGGTCTTTACGTTTTACAGATTCAAGATTTTGATGTTAATAAGAGTACTAAGTTCTATAAGTACTAA